From the genome of Rhizobium binae, one region includes:
- a CDS encoding BON domain-containing protein: protein MDDITLRQDILDELDFEPSIDAANIGVAVEDGIITLTGHVSSYSEKETAERVVKRVKGVRGIAQEIEVRIFGNRETSDDDIARRAANMLDWNVSIPKGAVQVKVQKGWVTLTGKVEWQYQKNAAADAVRNLAGVVGLSNVIELTPRVSAADVKKRIEDAFKRDAELESQGIRVEVSGGSVTLRGKVHTWSERRAAERAAWSAPGIKTLNDQIAIG from the coding sequence ATGGACGATATTACCTTGAGACAGGACATTCTCGATGAGCTCGATTTCGAGCCGAGCATCGACGCTGCGAATATCGGCGTTGCCGTAGAAGACGGCATCATTACCTTGACGGGTCATGTCAGTTCCTATTCCGAGAAGGAGACTGCGGAAAGGGTCGTGAAGCGGGTGAAAGGGGTACGCGGCATTGCACAGGAGATCGAAGTCAGGATCTTCGGCAACCGCGAGACTTCGGACGACGACATTGCCCGCCGCGCCGCAAATATGCTCGACTGGAACGTTTCCATTCCAAAGGGCGCAGTCCAGGTGAAGGTCCAGAAGGGCTGGGTTACGCTGACCGGCAAGGTCGAATGGCAGTATCAGAAGAATGCCGCGGCCGATGCCGTTCGCAACCTCGCTGGCGTGGTTGGCCTATCCAACGTGATCGAGCTCACTCCCCGCGTCAGTGCGGCTGACGTGAAGAAGCGGATCGAGGATGCATTCAAACGCGACGCCGAACTTGAATCGCAGGGCATCCGTGTCGAAGTCTCCGGGGGCAGCGTCACCCTCAGGGGTAAGGTTCATACCTGGTCGGAACGCAGAGCAGCTGAGCGTGCGGCCTGGTCGGCGCCAGGCATCAAGACGTTGAACGATCAAATCGCGATCGGATAA
- a CDS encoding helix-turn-helix domain-containing protein, translated as MLQNANFHHGKEATNVAFIDREPHCLLGLFKKLPIERLAAGQSLFFEGDPAKGVFEVVEGSLRIFKIISDGRRVITGFLHAGDIIGVSLKDRYLYSAEAITDIRIRRISRKSFDAEVANSPELRPEVFARLCDEMAAAQDQVVLLSRKNAEERVCTFLLKELLRVLCDGRGDLVIELPMTRLDIADYLGLTIETVSRTMTKLNKKAIVVPAGRHSIRILKRSGLAQLAGNDDENGGSRMEMAPHLKSLRH; from the coding sequence ATGCTGCAGAACGCTAATTTTCACCACGGGAAGGAGGCCACGAATGTAGCGTTTATCGATCGCGAGCCGCACTGCCTGCTCGGGCTTTTCAAAAAGCTGCCCATCGAGCGCTTGGCCGCAGGTCAGTCGCTGTTTTTCGAGGGCGATCCCGCCAAAGGTGTTTTCGAGGTCGTCGAGGGCAGCCTGCGCATCTTCAAGATCATCTCCGACGGTCGCCGCGTGATCACCGGCTTCCTGCATGCCGGCGATATTATCGGCGTGTCGTTGAAGGACCGCTATCTCTACAGCGCCGAAGCCATCACCGACATCAGGATCCGCCGCATCTCACGCAAGTCATTCGATGCGGAAGTCGCCAATTCGCCCGAACTGCGGCCGGAAGTTTTCGCCCGTCTCTGCGACGAGATGGCCGCCGCCCAGGATCAAGTGGTGCTTCTCTCCCGCAAGAATGCCGAGGAACGGGTCTGCACATTTCTGCTGAAGGAGCTTCTTCGCGTGCTGTGTGATGGACGAGGCGACCTGGTCATCGAGCTGCCCATGACCAGGCTCGACATTGCCGATTACCTCGGCCTGACGATAGAGACCGTCTCTCGAACTATGACCAAGCTGAACAAAAAAGCCATCGTTGTACCTGCCGGCCGCCATTCGATTCGCATCCTGAAGCGGTCAGGGCTTGCGCAGCTTGCCGGGAATGACGATGAAAATGGCGGAAGTAGAATGGAAATGGCGCCGCATTTGAAGAGCCTGCGCCATTGA
- a CDS encoding DUF3775 domain-containing protein, giving the protein MSTVTSENWRPSISPDKVRYFILKSREFVVKDVLTEPDPGSNPTDDNMIEILEEHPDDVVERELTSAIWALNEDEQVDLVALAWLGRGDGEASEWDDLRRQAAEAHNAHTALYLLGLPLLPDYLEEALDQFGESSSAAMEGKL; this is encoded by the coding sequence ATGAGCACCGTTACAAGCGAGAATTGGAGGCCGAGCATCTCACCCGACAAGGTGCGATATTTCATCCTCAAGAGCAGGGAATTCGTCGTCAAGGATGTGCTCACGGAGCCCGATCCAGGTTCCAATCCGACGGATGACAACATGATCGAGATCTTGGAAGAGCATCCGGATGATGTTGTCGAAAGGGAATTGACAAGCGCGATCTGGGCCCTCAACGAAGACGAACAGGTCGATCTCGTTGCCCTCGCCTGGCTCGGCCGCGGTGACGGTGAGGCCAGTGAATGGGATGACCTGCGACGTCAGGCGGCCGAAGCGCACAATGCCCATACCGCGCTCTATCTCTTAGGCTTGCCGCTTCTGCCAGACTATCTCGAAGAGGCCCTCGATCAATTCGGAGAAAGCTCGAGCGCCGCCATGGAGGGAAAACTGTAA
- the ftsH gene encoding ATP-dependent zinc metalloprotease FtsH — MERKHGFNIGYFVVTIVLVGLFQLWLASRDVLNIPYSDLMRMVADGKVQSVTLTETMIQGVFKQPQNGKTLFVSNRVDPEAAEVFEKAGVEISGGTDSNWLTAILSWVLPTLLFLGVWMFLFRGFAERQGMGGLINIGKSRAKVYLERKTGVTFEDVAGADEAKAELQEIVSFLKEKDKYGRLGARIPKGILLVGPPGTGKTLLARAVAGEANVPFFSISGSEFVEMFVGVGAARVRDLFQQAREAAPCIIFIDELDALGRARSPVSGYGGSDEKEQTLNQLLSELDGFDPRVGIVLLAATNRPEILDAALLRAGRFDRQVVIDRPDRKGRAAILAVHAKKVTMAPDVKIDDIAGLTPGFTGADLANLVNEAAIVATRRNGATVTFVDFVQAVERIVAGSERRSRLLNPQERVRVAYHEMGHALAAAALTKTDPVQKVSIIPRSIGALGYTLQRPTEDRFLITLSELKERLIALLAGRAAEAVVFDEVSTGAADDLAKATDVARGCVTRFGMSSVGQAVLEPQHLQWLGNGQPELRQRDYSEATAREVDIATRIMLDEAYDQAKALLTARIADLHAGANLLLERETITPADFPPLRRAGSLDVGATQDLLPAAAAQ, encoded by the coding sequence ATGGAACGCAAACACGGCTTCAATATTGGTTATTTTGTCGTGACGATCGTGTTGGTTGGTCTTTTCCAGCTCTGGCTCGCTTCGCGAGATGTGCTCAACATCCCCTACAGCGATCTGATGCGCATGGTTGCCGACGGGAAGGTGCAGTCTGTCACGCTGACCGAGACGATGATCCAGGGGGTGTTCAAACAGCCGCAAAATGGGAAGACCCTGTTTGTCAGCAATCGTGTCGATCCCGAGGCAGCAGAGGTTTTCGAGAAGGCCGGCGTTGAGATTTCAGGAGGCACAGACAGCAACTGGCTGACGGCGATCCTCTCCTGGGTGCTGCCGACGCTGCTATTCCTCGGCGTCTGGATGTTCCTATTCCGCGGCTTTGCCGAGCGACAGGGGATGGGCGGCCTGATCAATATCGGCAAATCCCGAGCCAAGGTCTATCTGGAACGCAAGACCGGCGTCACCTTCGAGGATGTCGCCGGCGCCGACGAAGCCAAAGCGGAACTGCAGGAGATCGTATCTTTCCTGAAGGAGAAGGATAAATACGGTCGGCTTGGTGCCCGTATCCCCAAGGGAATTCTGCTTGTCGGTCCGCCGGGCACGGGCAAGACACTGCTCGCCCGCGCTGTTGCCGGGGAGGCGAATGTTCCATTTTTCTCGATCTCCGGCTCTGAATTCGTCGAAATGTTTGTCGGCGTGGGCGCCGCACGCGTGCGCGATCTTTTTCAGCAGGCGCGCGAAGCAGCGCCGTGCATCATCTTCATCGACGAGCTCGACGCGCTCGGCCGCGCCCGCAGCCCGGTCTCGGGCTACGGCGGCAGTGACGAGAAGGAGCAGACCCTGAACCAGCTTCTTTCCGAACTCGACGGCTTCGATCCCAGAGTTGGCATTGTTCTGTTGGCGGCCACCAACCGGCCGGAGATCCTCGACGCGGCGCTGCTGCGCGCCGGCCGTTTTGATCGTCAAGTTGTGATCGACCGGCCAGACCGGAAAGGTCGTGCCGCGATCCTCGCCGTGCACGCAAAGAAGGTGACAATGGCACCCGACGTGAAGATCGATGACATTGCAGGCCTGACGCCGGGTTTCACGGGCGCCGACCTCGCCAACCTCGTCAACGAGGCGGCCATCGTTGCGACACGCCGCAATGGCGCTACCGTTACCTTCGTCGATTTTGTCCAGGCTGTGGAGCGCATCGTCGCCGGCTCGGAACGCCGCAGTCGGCTGCTCAATCCGCAGGAGCGCGTACGGGTCGCTTACCACGAGATGGGACATGCCTTGGCGGCGGCCGCCCTGACGAAAACCGACCCTGTGCAAAAGGTTTCGATCATTCCGCGTTCTATCGGCGCTCTTGGCTATACACTGCAGCGCCCGACGGAGGATCGCTTCCTGATCACCCTCAGCGAATTGAAGGAGCGTTTGATCGCCCTTTTGGCGGGCCGGGCCGCGGAGGCCGTGGTCTTCGACGAGGTGTCGACAGGAGCCGCCGACGATCTTGCAAAGGCGACCGACGTGGCGAGGGGATGTGTCACGCGCTTTGGCATGAGTTCGGTCGGTCAGGCCGTGTTGGAGCCGCAGCATCTCCAATGGCTGGGCAACGGCCAACCGGAATTGCGGCAGCGGGATTATTCCGAGGCCACCGCTCGGGAAGTCGACATCGCGACCAGGATCATGCTCGATGAGGCTTATGACCAAGCCAAGGCTCTACTGACGGCCCGCATCGCCGATCTCCACGCCGGCGCTAATCTACTGCTCGAACGCGAGACAATCACCCCTGCCGATTTCCCGCCGTTACGGCGAGCGGGCAGCTTAGATGTCGGTGCCACGCAGGATCTCCTGCCGGCCGCCGCAGCCCAATAG
- a CDS encoding lysylphosphatidylglycerol synthase transmembrane domain-containing protein, translating to MVSRRPDVAEPDNPSPAPDIPSFSSEPSRVGLIVGWGVGILVLGGLVGSILHFGDLRLFIVTMESADSQWLGAALVVQLATYVCAAAIWGRVMARAGYRKQFSDLLCLAVVELFANQAIPMGGLSGSVMVVRGLINRAVPSPIAITALLIAAISYYAAYLLVAMIAFAMFWYSGDLTDVWFSLSIAFVGVVILIAAVLLLVAHSRGRLIPGSMRSWPPVARIAEALAKVRRDLVSDGIVLAEATALQAAIFLLDAATLWLALRAIGVETAWSDALICFVLASVVATLSPLPLGLGPFEGSCVGLLHLVGVQVEMGLAATLILRGFTFWLPMLPGLWLIRREGRKGGVL from the coding sequence ATGGTCAGCCGCCGACCAGACGTCGCGGAACCAGACAACCCATCCCCCGCGCCGGATATTCCATCCTTCTCCAGTGAGCCGAGCAGGGTTGGCCTGATCGTCGGCTGGGGAGTCGGCATACTGGTCCTGGGAGGCCTTGTCGGTTCCATCTTGCATTTCGGCGACCTCCGTCTCTTCATCGTCACCATGGAATCGGCCGATTCCCAGTGGCTTGGGGCCGCGCTCGTCGTCCAACTCGCCACCTACGTCTGTGCGGCGGCGATCTGGGGACGAGTCATGGCTAGAGCCGGATATCGCAAACAATTTTCCGACCTGCTCTGCCTTGCAGTGGTTGAACTTTTTGCCAATCAGGCCATACCGATGGGGGGTCTCAGCGGCAGCGTCATGGTGGTGCGAGGCCTGATCAACCGGGCAGTTCCCTCGCCGATCGCGATAACGGCGCTTCTGATAGCAGCGATCTCCTATTATGCGGCTTATCTGCTCGTGGCAATGATTGCCTTTGCAATGTTCTGGTACAGCGGCGACCTGACGGATGTCTGGTTCTCGCTGTCGATTGCCTTCGTCGGAGTTGTCATTCTCATTGCAGCCGTTCTGCTTCTTGTCGCGCACTCCCGCGGTCGGTTGATCCCCGGATCAATGCGGTCCTGGCCGCCCGTCGCAAGGATTGCGGAGGCACTGGCCAAAGTCAGACGCGATCTGGTGAGCGATGGCATCGTCTTGGCCGAGGCAACGGCCTTACAGGCGGCAATCTTTCTGCTCGACGCCGCGACCCTGTGGCTGGCCCTACGCGCCATAGGCGTAGAAACAGCGTGGTCCGATGCTTTGATCTGTTTCGTTCTGGCCTCGGTCGTCGCCACGCTTTCGCCGCTCCCCCTCGGCCTTGGCCCCTTCGAAGGAAGCTGTGTCGGCCTCCTTCATCTTGTCGGGGTACAAGTTGAGATGGGTCTTGCCGCGACGCTTATCCTGCGAGGGTTCACGTTCTGGCTGCCTATGCTTCCGGGTCTCTGGCTCATCCGCCGTGAGGGCAGGAAGGGCGGTGTACTTTGA
- a CDS encoding hybrid sensor histidine kinase/response regulator, giving the protein MTTKPATETELVEIARLLDGANLIIHGFDGVISRWTGGCETLYGWSREEAVGQVVHELLATQFPRPVEEIRDVIRRNGAWEGEVMHRHKDGRTLFIATRWVGINHSSSTGMIVQANNDVTEMKKAQDDLAEREAHLRSILDTVPEAMIVIDNAGTISSFSAAAERLFGYSAEEVFGKNVKILMPQPDRDAHDGYLSRYMTTGERRIIGYGRVVSGQRKDGSVFPMELAVGEAIANGKQIFTGFIRDLTSRQRIDEELRQSQKMEAIGQLTGGLAHDFNNLLTVITGNLEMIEDKLTDERLRPLLHEAQGAADDGAKLTGQLLAFGRRQPLNPKLTNVGQLVSGFSELLRRTLGEAIEFRTIVTGTDNKALVDSSQLQNALLNLVLNARDAMPRGGRVSIEISRVKLDVDYAKMYPEVRTGDYVLVSVTDTGSGMTDEVKQRAFEPFFTTKGLGAGTGLGLSMVYGFAKQSGGYIQLYSEIDRGTSVRVFLPAGHKGVDSSGETGAEERTQPGIPGGAEKILIVEDDPRVRRVAVSRLVDAGYTVVEASDGHQALQRLDEHPDIALLFTDIVMPGGMPGDELADIVRSQNPDIKVLFTSGYAEPTIAGRELALSGNWLKKPYTARELAARLRKLLD; this is encoded by the coding sequence ATGACGACCAAACCCGCAACCGAAACCGAACTCGTCGAGATTGCTCGACTGCTCGATGGAGCCAACCTGATCATTCACGGCTTCGACGGCGTGATCAGCCGCTGGACCGGTGGTTGTGAAACGCTCTACGGCTGGTCGCGCGAAGAAGCCGTTGGTCAGGTCGTACACGAACTTCTGGCAACGCAGTTCCCCCGCCCTGTGGAAGAGATTCGTGATGTGATTCGCAGGAATGGGGCGTGGGAAGGCGAAGTGATGCATCGCCACAAGGATGGACGCACCCTCTTCATCGCCACACGCTGGGTCGGGATCAACCATTCCTCTTCGACAGGCATGATCGTGCAAGCCAATAATGATGTGACGGAGATGAAGAAGGCACAGGACGATCTTGCAGAGCGGGAAGCGCATTTGCGTTCGATCCTCGATACCGTTCCTGAGGCGATGATCGTCATAGACAATGCCGGCACCATCTCGTCTTTCAGCGCCGCGGCGGAGCGCCTTTTCGGCTATTCCGCCGAGGAAGTTTTTGGCAAAAACGTCAAGATTTTGATGCCGCAGCCGGATCGCGACGCGCATGACGGCTATCTCTCGCGCTACATGACGACCGGCGAACGGCGCATCATCGGTTACGGCCGCGTGGTGAGTGGCCAGCGCAAGGACGGCTCTGTCTTTCCGATGGAGCTGGCCGTCGGTGAGGCAATCGCAAATGGAAAGCAGATATTCACCGGCTTCATCCGCGACCTGACCAGCCGACAAAGAATCGACGAGGAACTGCGCCAATCGCAAAAGATGGAGGCGATCGGTCAATTGACCGGCGGACTGGCGCACGACTTCAATAATCTTCTGACCGTCATCACCGGTAATCTCGAAATGATCGAGGACAAGCTGACAGACGAAAGACTGCGGCCGCTGCTACACGAGGCGCAGGGCGCTGCCGATGACGGCGCAAAGCTTACGGGCCAACTGCTCGCCTTTGGCCGCCGCCAACCGCTGAATCCGAAGCTCACCAATGTCGGCCAACTCGTTTCCGGCTTTTCCGAGCTCTTGCGACGTACTCTCGGCGAGGCGATCGAATTCCGCACCATTGTTACGGGTACCGACAACAAAGCACTCGTCGACAGTTCCCAGCTGCAAAACGCGCTGCTCAATCTCGTGCTCAACGCCCGGGATGCGATGCCCCGCGGCGGGCGGGTCTCGATCGAAATATCGCGCGTCAAGCTCGATGTCGATTATGCCAAGATGTATCCTGAGGTGCGCACCGGCGATTACGTGCTGGTCTCGGTGACTGACACCGGCAGCGGCATGACTGACGAGGTGAAGCAACGGGCATTCGAACCCTTCTTCACCACCAAAGGTCTGGGCGCCGGTACGGGGCTCGGGCTTTCCATGGTCTACGGCTTCGCCAAGCAATCCGGCGGCTATATCCAGCTCTACAGCGAGATCGACCGGGGCACGAGCGTACGCGTTTTTCTTCCGGCTGGGCACAAGGGGGTCGATAGTAGCGGCGAGACCGGAGCGGAAGAGCGAACGCAGCCGGGGATTCCCGGCGGCGCCGAAAAGATCCTGATCGTCGAAGACGACCCACGCGTGCGCCGCGTCGCCGTTTCCCGCCTTGTCGACGCCGGTTATACGGTGGTAGAGGCGTCGGATGGTCATCAAGCGCTACAGCGGCTGGACGAGCATCCCGATATTGCCTTGCTCTTTACCGATATCGTCATGCCAGGCGGCATGCCCGGTGATGAACTGGCCGATATTGTCAGGTCGCAGAACCCTGATATCAAGGTCCTCTTCACGTCGGGCTATGCCGAGCCAACGATTGCCGGCCGGGAGTTGGCCCTTTCCGGGAATTGGCTGAAGAAGCCCTATACTGCCCGCGAGCTGGCGGCCCGGCTCCGCAAGCTGCTCGATTGA
- a CDS encoding LysR family transcriptional regulator — protein MEWSDVRLFLAIAREGTLGAAARSLGLTQPTMGRRLKALEEAVGHSLFQRTNDGFVLTTEGQVVFTHAERMEEEAIALERRIAGTGEGLSGPLRISCSDWFGIHVLSPLLSQFAALHPNVVVELLTDSRLLNLARREADLVFRIRPFADAEVVSRRLVHIPYGLYVPLAMADPIDGDGRSHGIITMDEAFGGMPDVAWLREHYPNASIVFRSNNRDVQARMCAGGIGMAVIPRLLGDANKDLRRVDVSVPPPGRDTWLGYHRDLRRLARLRALIDFIVERMPKFAFSSET, from the coding sequence ATGGAATGGAGTGATGTTCGACTGTTTCTGGCGATCGCGCGCGAGGGAACGTTGGGCGCGGCCGCCCGCTCCCTTGGATTGACCCAGCCCACCATGGGGCGTCGCCTCAAGGCTCTCGAGGAAGCGGTTGGCCATAGCCTCTTCCAGCGAACCAATGACGGCTTCGTTCTCACCACCGAGGGTCAGGTCGTCTTCACCCACGCCGAGCGGATGGAAGAGGAGGCCATCGCACTTGAGCGTCGGATCGCGGGCACCGGGGAAGGTCTTTCCGGGCCTCTCCGGATTTCCTGTTCCGACTGGTTCGGCATCCACGTGCTCAGTCCGCTGCTGTCGCAATTTGCCGCGCTGCATCCGAATGTCGTCGTGGAACTGCTGACCGATTCCAGACTTCTCAACCTCGCGCGGCGGGAAGCCGATCTTGTCTTTCGCATCAGGCCGTTCGCCGACGCGGAAGTGGTGTCGAGAAGGCTGGTTCATATCCCCTATGGGCTCTATGTGCCGCTTGCCATGGCCGATCCGATCGACGGTGATGGACGTTCGCACGGGATCATTACCATGGACGAGGCCTTCGGCGGGATGCCCGACGTGGCCTGGCTGAGGGAACATTATCCCAACGCCAGCATCGTCTTTCGGAGCAACAACCGCGACGTCCAGGCCAGGATGTGCGCCGGTGGAATTGGGATGGCAGTCATTCCAAGGTTGCTGGGCGATGCAAACAAGGACCTGCGCCGGGTCGACGTTTCCGTCCCACCACCGGGTCGCGATACATGGCTGGGATACCACCGGGACCTTCGAAGGCTGGCAAGATTGCGTGCGCTAATAGATTTCATCGTGGAGCGCATGCCCAAATTTGCGTTCTCCTCGGAAACGTGA